One Microcebus murinus isolate Inina chromosome 22, M.murinus_Inina_mat1.0, whole genome shotgun sequence DNA segment encodes these proteins:
- the PPTC7 gene encoding protein phosphatase PTC7 homolog, whose protein sequence is MFSVLSYGRLVARAVLGGLSQTDPRAGGGGGGGGDYGLVTAGCGFGKDFRKGLLKKGACYGDDACFVARHRSADVLGVADGVGGWRDYGVDPSQFSGTLMRTCERLVKEGRFVPSNPIGILTTSYCELLQNKVPLLGSSTACIVVLDRTSHRLHTANLGDSGFLVVRGGEVVHRSDEQQHYFNTPFQLSIAPPEAEGVVLSDSPDAADSTSFDVQLGDIILTATDGLFDNMPDYMILQELKKLKNSNFESIQQTARSIAEQAHELAYDPNYMSPFAQFACDNGLNVRGGKPDDITVLLSIVAEYTD, encoded by the exons atGTTCTCGGTCCTCTCGTACGGGCGGCTGGTGGCCCGCGCCGTGCTCGGCGGCCTCTCGCAGACCGACCCCAgagccggcggcggcggcggcggcggcggcgactaCGGGCTGGTGACGGCCGGCTGCGGCTTCGGCAAGGACTTCCGTAAGGGCCTCCTCAAGAAGGGCGCGTGCTACGGGGACGACGCGTGCTTCGTGGCCCGGCACCGCTCTGCCGATGTGCTGG gggtTGCAGATGGTGTAGGAGGATGGAGAGACTATGGAGTTGATCCGTCTCAGTTCTCAGGGACTTTAATGCGAACGTGTGAACGTTTAGTAAAAGAAGGACGGTTCGTACCAAGTAATCCCATTGGAATTCTCACCACAAGCTACTGTGAGTTGCTGCAAAACAAAGTACCTTTGCTTG GTAGCAGCACTGCCTGCATCGTGGTGCTGGACAGAACTAGCCACCGCTTGCACACAGCGAACCTGGGCGATTCAGGCTTTCTGGTTGTCAGGGGTGGCGAAGTTGTGCACCGATCAGATGAGCAGCAGCATTACTTCAACACTCCATTCCAGCTCTCGATTGCTCCCCCAGAGGCCGAGGGAGTTGTCTTGAGTGACAG CCCAGATGCTGCTGATAGTACATCTTTCGATGTCCAGTTAGGAGACATTATCCTGACAGCAACGGATGGACTCTTTGACAACATGCCTGATTATATGATCCTTCAGGAGCTAAAAAAGTTAAAG AATTCAAATTTTGAGAGTATACAACAGACTGCAAGAAGCATTGCTGAGCAAGCTCACGAGCTGGCCTATGACCCAAATTATATGTCACCTTTTGCACAGTTTGCATGTGACAACGGATTGAATGTGAGAG GTGGAAAACCAGATGACATTACCGTCCTTCTTTCAATAGTGGCTGAGTATACAGACTGA